A section of the Streptomyces sp. NBC_01591 genome encodes:
- a CDS encoding zinc-binding dehydrogenase, translating to MSSPSFQESTARTVRGVVFRSPGQEVTVADVTLDPPGPGEVEVAVAAAGVCHSDLHVIRGEWDHPTPVVMGHEGSGVVTALGTGVTGLEVGDHVVLSWVPSCGTCRFCLSGRPAACSLVAEVVAPGGVLYDGTSRLSIDGERAHHYLGVSSFAERVVVPASGAIKVREDAPLDVIALVGCAIATGVGAVRNTAGVEAGATVAVIGCGGVGLSCVQGARLAKAGRIVAVDVVPEKLELARRLGATDAVDARDGDVVEALRALVPEGLDYVFDAIGKIETTEQSIAALGQGGAAVIVGLPPTGRTARFDPLALAEADQRILGSNYGSVDAARDIPALVDLVVSGELDVESMISARRPLDEAADALADLAAGHALRQLLMMEDRT from the coding sequence ATGAGCTCCCCGTCCTTCCAAGAGAGCACCGCGCGCACCGTGCGCGGCGTCGTCTTCCGCTCCCCGGGCCAGGAGGTGACCGTCGCCGACGTCACCCTGGACCCGCCCGGCCCCGGCGAGGTCGAGGTCGCCGTGGCTGCGGCCGGTGTCTGCCACTCCGACCTCCATGTCATCCGCGGCGAGTGGGACCACCCCACCCCGGTCGTGATGGGACACGAGGGCTCCGGCGTGGTCACCGCGCTCGGCACGGGCGTCACCGGCCTGGAGGTCGGCGACCATGTCGTCCTGTCCTGGGTCCCCTCCTGCGGCACCTGCCGGTTCTGCCTCTCCGGGCGCCCCGCCGCGTGCAGCCTGGTCGCCGAGGTCGTGGCGCCCGGCGGGGTGCTGTACGACGGCACCAGCCGGCTCTCCATCGACGGCGAGCGGGCCCACCACTACCTGGGCGTCTCCTCGTTCGCCGAGCGCGTCGTGGTCCCCGCCTCCGGCGCGATCAAGGTGCGCGAGGACGCGCCCCTCGACGTCATCGCCCTGGTCGGCTGCGCCATCGCCACCGGTGTCGGCGCGGTCCGCAACACGGCGGGCGTCGAGGCCGGGGCCACCGTCGCCGTCATCGGCTGCGGCGGCGTGGGCCTGTCCTGCGTGCAGGGCGCCAGGCTGGCGAAGGCCGGCCGCATCGTCGCCGTCGACGTCGTCCCGGAGAAGCTGGAGCTGGCCCGCCGGCTCGGCGCGACGGACGCGGTCGACGCCCGTGACGGCGATGTCGTCGAGGCCCTGCGCGCCCTGGTCCCGGAAGGCCTGGACTACGTGTTCGACGCCATCGGCAAGATCGAGACCACCGAGCAGTCCATCGCGGCACTCGGCCAGGGCGGCGCCGCCGTCATCGTCGGACTCCCGCCGACCGGCCGCACCGCACGCTTCGACCCGCTGGCGCTCGCCGAGGCCGACCAGCGCATCCTCGGCTCCAACTACGGCTCGGTCGACGCCGCCCGGGACATCCCGGCCCTGGTGGACCTCGTGGTGTCGGGCGAACTCGACGTGGAATCGATGATCTCGGCACGGCGTCCGCTGGACGAGGCGGCCGACGCACTGGCCGACCTCGCCGCCGGCCACGCCCTGCGCCAGCTGCTGATGATGGAGGACCGGACATGA
- a CDS encoding class I SAM-dependent methyltransferase, which yields MSRTPEEAAAEAERARFEALVSEAATVSVDGWDFSWLDGRATEERPSWGYARAMADRMGRAGAALDIQTGGGEVLASVPKLPPLTVATESWPPNIARATALLHPLGAAVVADPDEPPLPFGDNAFDLVVSRHPVTTWWAEIARVLTPGGTYFSQQVGPASVFELVEYFLGPQPPEVRGSRDPEKARAAAEASGLEVVDLRAERLRTEFFDIGAVVYFLRKVIWMVPGFTVEEYLPRLAELHHRIETEGPFVAHTARFLIEARKPDDGL from the coding sequence ATGTCCCGAACCCCCGAAGAAGCAGCAGCGGAAGCAGAGCGCGCACGATTCGAAGCCCTCGTCTCGGAGGCGGCCACCGTCTCCGTGGACGGCTGGGACTTCTCCTGGCTCGACGGCCGGGCCACCGAGGAGCGCCCCTCCTGGGGCTACGCCCGCGCCATGGCGGACCGTATGGGGCGGGCCGGGGCCGCACTCGACATCCAGACCGGCGGCGGCGAGGTCCTCGCCTCCGTACCGAAGCTGCCGCCGCTCACCGTCGCCACCGAGTCCTGGCCGCCGAACATCGCCCGCGCCACCGCGCTCCTGCATCCGCTCGGCGCGGCCGTGGTCGCCGATCCGGACGAGCCGCCGCTGCCGTTCGGCGACAACGCCTTCGACCTGGTGGTCAGCCGGCATCCGGTGACCACCTGGTGGGCGGAGATCGCGCGGGTGCTCACCCCCGGCGGTACGTACTTCTCGCAACAGGTCGGCCCGGCCAGCGTCTTCGAGCTCGTCGAGTACTTCCTCGGCCCGCAGCCCCCCGAGGTGCGCGGCTCCCGCGACCCCGAAAAGGCGCGGGCGGCGGCCGAGGCGTCCGGGCTGGAGGTCGTCGATCTGCGAGCGGAGAGACTGCGCACCGAGTTCTTCGACATCGGCGCCGTCGTCTACTTCCTGCGGAAGGTGATCTGGATGGTGCCGGGCTTCACCGTCGAGGAGTACCTGCCGCGACTGGCCGAACTGCACCACCGGATCGAGACCGAGGGGCCGTTCGTCGCCCACACCGCCCGATTCCTGATCGAGGCGCGCAAACCGGACGACGGACTCTGA
- a CDS encoding helix-turn-helix domain-containing protein, translating into MSEAPDSHMSTIGPRLRELRRAQGLTLAQVAEAAGVTKGFVSLAERGKTSVSVPTLIRICEALGTGIATLFDYPDQDVVKGGLGAKLEMGGHGIEEFLLTPAEERHVQVMRTILRPGGGSGGAYSLEAETVFAYLVRGTLRLSVDGEPRFLEAGDSTTFSARAAHAWDNPGEDEAEVLWSIAPALPLSRTKLRP; encoded by the coding sequence ATGTCCGAAGCCCCTGACAGTCACATGTCCACGATCGGTCCGCGGCTGCGTGAGCTCCGCCGGGCGCAGGGCCTGACGCTCGCTCAGGTCGCCGAAGCGGCGGGCGTGACCAAGGGGTTCGTCAGCCTCGCCGAGCGCGGCAAGACCTCGGTCTCCGTCCCGACCCTGATCCGCATCTGCGAGGCCCTGGGCACCGGCATCGCCACGCTCTTCGACTATCCGGACCAGGACGTCGTCAAGGGCGGCCTGGGCGCCAAGCTGGAGATGGGCGGGCACGGCATCGAGGAGTTCCTCCTCACGCCCGCCGAGGAGCGGCACGTCCAGGTCATGCGGACGATCCTGCGGCCCGGCGGCGGCTCCGGCGGTGCGTACAGCCTGGAGGCCGAGACCGTCTTCGCCTACCTGGTCCGCGGCACGCTGCGGCTGAGCGTGGACGGCGAGCCCAGGTTCCTGGAGGCCGGCGACTCGACGACGTTCTCGGCGCGGGCCGCGCACGCCTGGGACAACCCCGGCGAGGACGAGGCCGAGGTCCTCTGGTCGATCGCGCCCGCCCTGCCGCTCTCCCGCACCAAGCTCCGGCCGTAG
- a CDS encoding A24 family peptidase: protein MDAMLTVLAALWGAAAGLLVPRAAYRFSVEPEDPWRDACPEGHALTGAARGWLGSTRCAQCAAVPVSATTGDGPGDPGDGTDSPRHATRYAPGVLVPVVTALSCAVLGAATGLRPELAVWLLLAPVAVLLATIDRRVHRLPDRLTLPAAGAIAVLLGAAALLPEHGGSWLSALLGGAALGGFYFLLFLINPNGMGFGDVKLALSLGMALGWYGWAVVFVGGFAGFLLGAAYGFGLMVLKRAGRKTGIPFGPFMITGALLGILLGALAA, encoded by the coding sequence GTGGACGCCATGCTGACAGTGCTCGCCGCACTCTGGGGCGCAGCGGCCGGACTGCTGGTCCCGCGCGCCGCCTACCGGTTCTCCGTCGAACCGGAGGACCCCTGGCGGGACGCCTGCCCCGAGGGACACGCCCTGACCGGGGCCGCCCGCGGCTGGCTCGGCTCCACCCGGTGCGCGCAGTGCGCGGCGGTGCCGGTGTCCGCCACAACGGGCGACGGGCCGGGAGACCCGGGCGACGGGACGGACAGCCCGCGGCACGCCACGCGTTACGCCCCCGGCGTCCTCGTCCCCGTAGTCACCGCACTCTCCTGCGCCGTCCTCGGGGCGGCCACCGGGCTCCGCCCCGAACTGGCCGTCTGGCTGCTGCTGGCACCCGTCGCCGTACTCCTGGCGACCATCGACCGCCGCGTCCACCGGCTGCCCGACCGGCTGACCCTGCCCGCCGCCGGGGCCATCGCCGTACTCCTCGGCGCCGCCGCGCTGCTCCCCGAGCACGGCGGATCCTGGCTGTCCGCCCTGCTCGGCGGAGCCGCCCTCGGCGGCTTCTACTTCCTGCTCTTCCTCATCAACCCGAACGGAATGGGCTTCGGGGACGTCAAGCTCGCCCTGTCGCTGGGCATGGCCCTCGGCTGGTACGGCTGGGCCGTGGTGTTCGTCGGAGGCTTCGCCGGGTTCCTGCTCGGCGCGGCGTACGGGTTCGGGCTGATGGTCCTGAAGCGGGCCGGGCGCAAGACCGGCATCCCGTTCGGCCCGTTCATGATCACGGGCGCGCTGCTGGGCATCCTGCTCGGCGCACTGGCCGCCTGA
- a CDS encoding DUF192 domain-containing protein, which yields MAMAQWRNGNGTLTVTDAQGGQEEAIPLRIAASYRARSRGLLGQDGVDGALLITPCGSVHSFRMRFTIDVAYLDRKFKVVAVHTMKPGRLGMPRLRARHVIEAEAGAMEKWGIRPGARVAIVQSEIDRK from the coding sequence ATGGCCATGGCTCAATGGCGCAATGGCAACGGCACGTTGACGGTCACCGACGCACAGGGCGGGCAGGAGGAGGCGATACCGCTGCGGATCGCGGCCTCGTACCGGGCCCGGAGTCGCGGACTGCTCGGACAGGACGGGGTCGACGGCGCCCTGCTGATCACCCCGTGCGGGAGTGTGCACAGCTTCCGGATGCGGTTCACCATCGATGTGGCGTATCTGGACCGGAAGTTCAAGGTCGTGGCGGTCCACACGATGAAGCCCGGCCGGCTGGGAATGCCCCGGCTGCGGGCCCGGCATGTGATCGAGGCGGAGGCCGGGGCGATGGAGAAGTGGGGGATCCGGCCGGGGGCCCGGGTGGCGATCGTCCAGAGCGAGATCGACCGGAAGTGA
- a CDS encoding APC family permease yields the protein MSTAGKQTTAGQPADGLAHRSVSTFEVGAQSVANVAPSAVIAFAPASMAASAGNGAWFSFFLAMAAVLAIAYCICVFARRRAGVGSLYAFSRLSLGAPGSFVTGWALLIGAVCIGSGSLAGAGYYTARALDQIGIGLFTGIPGQILLDVLLAAVAIRLTIASVRTAARVASVLEVVSIVLIVVVLVPAFFKSGNIIDTEQLSLSGSTLDGVVFAVVLGVLGFVGFEGAASLGAEATDPYRAIPRSVMGSAVLAGVLYMFATYAQVAGFGGADALAKSADPMDELAELSGLGFLKFFLHAGFAASFVAVVMACITVAARLLFGMAKEGVMPARLGVAHPRHRTPSAAIWAVAPFVALPAVLVVGAGTEPLNATTYIDTIGVFGYMLSYTLVCLAAPLFVRRIGARGLLLTWGLGLIGAAAMVYVFYRNLWPAPAWPLNVLPYVFVGALVVGIVGFALLRVRRPEVAERAGTFADDLD from the coding sequence ATGAGCACCGCCGGAAAGCAGACCACCGCCGGACAGCCGGCCGACGGACTGGCCCACCGCTCCGTCTCCACGTTCGAGGTCGGCGCGCAGAGCGTCGCGAACGTCGCGCCCAGCGCCGTCATCGCGTTCGCCCCCGCCAGCATGGCGGCCTCCGCGGGCAACGGCGCCTGGTTCTCGTTCTTCCTGGCCATGGCCGCCGTGCTCGCCATCGCGTACTGCATCTGCGTCTTCGCCCGCAGGCGCGCCGGGGTCGGTTCGCTGTACGCCTTCTCCCGGCTCTCGCTCGGGGCACCCGGCTCGTTCGTCACCGGCTGGGCGCTGCTCATCGGCGCGGTGTGCATCGGTTCGGGTTCGCTGGCCGGTGCCGGTTACTACACGGCGCGCGCCCTCGACCAGATCGGCATCGGGCTCTTCACCGGCATCCCCGGCCAGATCCTGCTCGATGTGCTGCTGGCGGCCGTCGCGATCCGGCTGACGATCGCCAGTGTGCGGACCGCGGCGCGGGTCGCCTCCGTACTGGAGGTCGTGTCGATCGTCCTGATCGTCGTGGTGCTGGTCCCGGCCTTCTTCAAGAGCGGGAACATCATCGACACGGAGCAGCTGAGCCTCAGCGGCTCCACCCTCGACGGTGTCGTCTTCGCCGTGGTGCTGGGCGTGCTCGGCTTCGTCGGGTTCGAGGGCGCCGCGTCACTGGGCGCCGAGGCAACCGACCCGTACAGGGCGATTCCCCGCTCGGTGATGGGCAGTGCGGTGCTGGCCGGCGTGCTGTACATGTTCGCCACGTACGCACAGGTCGCCGGGTTCGGCGGGGCGGACGCCCTGGCGAAGAGCGCCGACCCGATGGACGAACTGGCGGAGCTGTCCGGCCTCGGCTTCCTCAAGTTCTTCCTGCACGCGGGCTTCGCGGCCTCGTTCGTGGCCGTGGTGATGGCCTGCATCACCGTCGCCGCCCGGCTGCTGTTCGGCATGGCGAAGGAGGGCGTGATGCCGGCCCGGCTCGGTGTCGCCCACCCCCGCCACCGGACCCCGTCCGCGGCCATCTGGGCCGTCGCCCCGTTCGTCGCGCTTCCCGCGGTGCTGGTGGTCGGCGCCGGGACGGAGCCGCTGAACGCGACGACGTACATCGACACCATCGGTGTCTTCGGCTACATGCTCAGCTACACCCTGGTGTGTCTGGCCGCGCCGCTGTTCGTACGCCGGATCGGTGCCCGTGGCCTGCTGCTCACCTGGGGCCTGGGGCTGATCGGCGCCGCCGCGATGGTCTACGTCTTCTACCGCAACCTGTGGCCCGCTCCGGCCTGGCCGCTGAACGTGCTGCCGTACGTGTTCGTCGGCGCGCTGGTCGTCGGCATCGTCGGCTTCGCCCTACTGCGGGTGCGCAGGCCGGAGGTCGCCGAGCGCGCGGGAACGTTCGCGGACGACCTGGACTGA